One stretch of Nicotiana tabacum cultivar K326 chromosome 18, ASM71507v2, whole genome shotgun sequence DNA includes these proteins:
- the LOC107771050 gene encoding ABSCISIC ACID-INSENSITIVE 5-like protein 5, protein MGSNLNIKNYGNEPPGESGSGGAGVPLVRQSSVYSLTFDEFLRGSGKDFGSMNMDELLKNIWSAEESQNMGTSGVGGQEVGVPGGNLQRQGSLTLPRTLSQKTVDEVWRDMSKEYCSGKDGNGDVGLSNMPRRQQTLGEMTLEDFLVRAGVVREDAQLAAKASNVGVFGDMSHAGHSLGVGFGYQQSNGNTAMVASRNIDNNSGIGVQSGNLPLNVNGIISVQQQQGTMQLQQQPQQQQQQQQQPLFPKQPGLAYGAPMAIPTSGQLGSPGMRGGIVGISDPALGSSLVQTAALTGGGMNMVGFGAGGVTGATGSPAVSSDGLGKSNGDTSSISPVPYVFSGGLRGRKGGAVEKVVERRQRRMIKNRESAARSRARKQAYTMELEAEVAKLKEENEELRKKQAEMMEMQKNRVQEMMNLQRGAKRRCLRRTQTGPW, encoded by the exons ATGGGGAGTAATTTGAATATAAAGAACTATGGAAATGAGCCACCGGGGGAGAGTGGAAGTGGTGGTGCTGGTGTTCCATTGGTGCGGCAGTCGTCTGTTTATTCACTGACTTTTGATGAGTTTCTGAGAGGGAGTGGAAAGGATTTTGGGTCAATGAACATGGATGAGTTGTTAAAGAACATATGGAGTGCAGAAGAGAGTCAGAACATGGGAACTTCTGGGGTTGGTGGACAAGAAGTGGGTGTTCCAGGTGGGAATTTACAGAGGCAAGGGTCTTTAACTTTACCGAGGACACTGAGTCAGAAGACTGTTGATGAAGTGTGGAGGGATATGTCAAAAGAGTATTGTAGTGGAAAGGATGGAAATGGTGATGTGGGGTTATCGAACATGCCTCGTAGGCAACAGACTTTAGGAGAGATGACACTTGAAGATTTCTTGGTTAGAGCTGGTGTTGTGAGAGAAGATGCACAGTTGGCTGCAAAAGCTAGTAATGTTGGGGTCTTTGGTGATATGTCACATGCTGGACATAGTCTTGGAGTGGGATTTGGATATCAACAGAGCAATGGGAATACAGCTATGGTGGCTAGTAGGAACATCGATAATAATAGTGGAATTGGTGTTCAGTCCGGTAATTTACCACTGAATGTGAATGGGATCATATCTGTGCAACAACAGCAAGGAACAATGCAACTGCAGCAGCAgccacagcaacagcaacaacagcagcagcaacccCTTTTTCCTAAGCAACCTGGTTTGGCTTATGGTGCTCCCATGGCCATCCCAACTAGTGGTCAATTAGGCAGTCCAGGGATGAGGGGTGGGATTGTTGGTATTTCTGATCCAGCACTTGGTAGTAGTTTGGTTCAAACTGCTGCTTTGACGGGTGGAGGAATGAATATGGTTGGTTTTGGAGCTGGAGGTGTAACTGGCGCAACAGGATCTCCAGCAGTTTCATCAGATGGACTTGGGAAGAGTAATGGAGATACATCTTCGATATCTCCAGTACCTTATGTCTTTAGTGGTGGTTTAAGGGGCAGGAAAGGCGGTGCTGTGGAGAAAGTTGTTGAAAGGAGGCAGAGGAGAATGATAAAAAATAGAGAGTCTGCTGCAAGATCTAGAGCTCGGAAGCAG GCCTACACAATGGAGCTAGAAGCAGAAGTtgcaaaacttaaagaagaaaacgAAGAATTGCGGAAGAAACAG GCAGAGATGATGGAAATGCAGAAGAATCGG GTTCAGGAGATGATGAACCTTCAACGAGGAGCTAAAAGACGATGCTTGAGAAGGACCCAGACAGGTCCTTGGTAA